Proteins co-encoded in one Octopus bimaculoides isolate UCB-OBI-ISO-001 chromosome 7, ASM119413v2, whole genome shotgun sequence genomic window:
- the LOC106881372 gene encoding protein THEM6 isoform X1: MIYEMSFAKIGGIFKNYSCYIVLAAYVLFDVHYFIRTVLVVTGNVLLTKLIGRRDVMEEDGYKAICLTTDMDFQWHMNNARYLRECDWARFSFWIRNSGLKTRGRMLVKASTIRYRRSIQLFDIYTIKTKILTWDSKAIYLQHVFERQKDKFICAVVYINLALLGVTPQDLIYEIEGRNIVAPNVSPELQKWIESNQLSSEKLRKTN, from the exons ATGATTTACGAAATGTCTTTTGCCAAAATCGGCGGCATTTTCAAGAACTACAGTTGCTACATCGTGCTGGCAGCTTATGTCCTCTTCGATGTCCACTATTTTATTCGGACAGTGCTGGTCGTTACTGGAAATGTCCTTCTTACCAAGCTGATAGGCAGGAGAGACGTGATGGAGGAAGATGGTTACAAAG CTATCTGCCTCACTACAGACATGGATTTCCAGTGGCATATGAACAATGCACGCTACCTTCGTGAGTGTGACTGGGCACGCTTTTCGTTCTGGATCCGTAACAGTGGCTTGAAGACAAGAGGTCGAATGTTAGTGAAGGCTTCAACCATCCGATACAGGCGCTCCATCCAGTTGTTTGATATTTACACAATTAAGACAAAG ATTCTCACCTGGGACAGTAAAGCTATATATTTGCAACACGTATTTGAACGACAAAAAGATAAGTTCATCTGTGCTGTTGTTTATATAAACCTGGCTTTGTTGGGAGTCACGCCACAAGACCTTATTtatgaaattgaaggaagaaatATAGTCGCACCCAATGTGAGTCCAGAGCTACAAAAATGGATTGAGAGTAACCAACTGTCAAGTGAAAAGCTACGGaagactaattaa
- the LOC106881372 gene encoding protein THEM6 isoform X3, giving the protein MLNHCLVNLSQCLTREVLNHSRKAICLTTDMDFQWHMNNARYLRECDWARFSFWIRNSGLKTRGRMLVKASTIRYRRSIQLFDIYTIKTKILTWDSKAIYLQHVFERQKDKFICAVVYINLALLGVTPQDLIYEIEGRNIVAPNVSPELQKWIESNQLSSEKLRKTN; this is encoded by the exons ATGTTAAATCACTGCTTGGTAAATCTCAGTCAATGCCTTACAAGGGAAGTTTTAAACCATTCAAGAAAAG CTATCTGCCTCACTACAGACATGGATTTCCAGTGGCATATGAACAATGCACGCTACCTTCGTGAGTGTGACTGGGCACGCTTTTCGTTCTGGATCCGTAACAGTGGCTTGAAGACAAGAGGTCGAATGTTAGTGAAGGCTTCAACCATCCGATACAGGCGCTCCATCCAGTTGTTTGATATTTACACAATTAAGACAAAG ATTCTCACCTGGGACAGTAAAGCTATATATTTGCAACACGTATTTGAACGACAAAAAGATAAGTTCATCTGTGCTGTTGTTTATATAAACCTGGCTTTGTTGGGAGTCACGCCACAAGACCTTATTtatgaaattgaaggaagaaatATAGTCGCACCCAATGTGAGTCCAGAGCTACAAAAATGGATTGAGAGTAACCAACTGTCAAGTGAAAAGCTACGGaagactaattaa
- the LOC106881372 gene encoding protein THEM6 isoform X2, giving the protein MVTKLPIMLNHCLVNLSQCLTREVLNHSRKAICLTTDMDFQWHMNNARYLRECDWARFSFWIRNSGLKTRGRMLVKASTIRYRRSIQLFDIYTIKTKILTWDSKAIYLQHVFERQKDKFICAVVYINLALLGVTPQDLIYEIEGRNIVAPNVSPELQKWIESNQLSSEKLRKTN; this is encoded by the exons ATGGTTACAAAG CTTCCAATCATGTTAAATCACTGCTTGGTAAATCTCAGTCAATGCCTTACAAGGGAAGTTTTAAACCATTCAAGAAAAG CTATCTGCCTCACTACAGACATGGATTTCCAGTGGCATATGAACAATGCACGCTACCTTCGTGAGTGTGACTGGGCACGCTTTTCGTTCTGGATCCGTAACAGTGGCTTGAAGACAAGAGGTCGAATGTTAGTGAAGGCTTCAACCATCCGATACAGGCGCTCCATCCAGTTGTTTGATATTTACACAATTAAGACAAAG ATTCTCACCTGGGACAGTAAAGCTATATATTTGCAACACGTATTTGAACGACAAAAAGATAAGTTCATCTGTGCTGTTGTTTATATAAACCTGGCTTTGTTGGGAGTCACGCCACAAGACCTTATTtatgaaattgaaggaagaaatATAGTCGCACCCAATGTGAGTCCAGAGCTACAAAAATGGATTGAGAGTAACCAACTGTCAAGTGAAAAGCTACGGaagactaattaa